In one window of Shewanella goraebulensis DNA:
- a CDS encoding rod shape-determining protein, which translates to MFKKLRGVFSNDLSIDLGTANTLIYVRDEGIVLNEPSVVAIRGERGSSGQKSVAAVGTDAKQMLGRTPGNIQAIRPMKDGVIADFYVTEKMLQHFIKQVHNNSFFRPSPRVLVCVPVGATQVERRAIRESAMGAGAREVYLIEEPMAAAIGAGLPVSEATGSMVVDIGGGTTEVAIISLNGVVYSSSVRIGGDKFDDAIINYVRRNYGSLIGEATAERIKHTIGTAYPGDEVLEIEVRGRNLAEGVPRSFTLNSNEILEALQEPLSGIVSAVMVALEQSPPELASDISERGMVLTGGGALLRDLDRLLMQETGIPVMVADDPLTCVARGGGKALEMIDMHGGDLFSEEN; encoded by the coding sequence ATGTTCAAAAAGCTGCGTGGAGTTTTTTCAAACGACCTATCGATCGATTTAGGTACGGCAAATACATTAATTTACGTTCGTGACGAAGGTATCGTGCTTAACGAACCATCAGTTGTAGCTATTCGTGGCGAACGTGGCAGCAGCGGGCAAAAATCAGTAGCTGCTGTGGGTACAGACGCCAAGCAAATGCTGGGTCGTACTCCTGGTAATATTCAAGCGATTCGCCCGATGAAAGACGGCGTTATTGCCGACTTCTATGTGACCGAAAAAATGCTACAACACTTCATTAAGCAAGTGCATAACAATAGCTTTTTCCGTCCAAGTCCGCGGGTTTTAGTGTGTGTACCAGTAGGTGCAACGCAAGTAGAACGTCGTGCGATTCGAGAATCAGCCATGGGTGCAGGTGCTCGTGAAGTTTACTTAATTGAAGAACCAATGGCTGCGGCGATTGGTGCAGGTTTACCTGTGTCAGAAGCAACCGGTTCTATGGTTGTTGATATCGGTGGTGGTACTACTGAGGTCGCGATTATTTCATTGAATGGTGTCGTGTATTCATCATCAGTGCGTATTGGTGGTGATAAGTTTGATGATGCCATCATTAACTACGTACGTCGTAACTACGGTAGCTTAATCGGTGAAGCAACAGCTGAACGTATCAAGCATACTATTGGTACAGCTTATCCTGGCGACGAAGTACTTGAAATTGAGGTACGTGGTCGTAATCTTGCCGAAGGTGTTCCAAGAAGCTTTACGCTTAACAGCAATGAAATTCTTGAAGCCTTACAAGAGCCACTATCTGGCATTGTAAGTGCCGTGATGGTTGCGTTAGAGCAGTCTCCACCAGAGCTTGCTTCTGATATTTCTGAACGAGGCATGGTATTAACCGGTGGTGGTGCATTACTTCGTGATTTAGACCGCTTACTAATGCAAGAAACCGGTATTCCGGTTATGGTTGCAGATGATCCATTAACATGTGTTGCTCGAGGCGGCGGTAAAGCCCTTGAGATGATAGACATGCATGGTGGCGACTTATTCTCTGAAGAGAACTAA
- a CDS encoding DUF6701 domain-containing protein — translation MGINSIQSTIKLIALGLLLITPFTHVKADWSNTFIEGVNNINDQGSINLNTSFIYNAPTNGQLPTFNYVQGGNASAKLCVPSNNNAKDCKPGDFNASLPVDRLDFSQCESDSTDDFGPPSWEEKTIEIPEGEYQNIIVDGGSDRTVQFTSNNAEGIYKIKDLSANSGNIIFAPGQYWIESLFINNGVNVTFPTDGTVTLFIKSDYTHSNKSFTADPERLLIYTYGDFTLNGGTSLGAYVVAEGNATLDGSSELVGAVTANNIYLEGSSSLTFDGQSDQISVTPNCDIATPPDTFHIQYGKATSGSVVFDTAFPDGVTPLVFLMPTIEQTNTNNDGPASVFLTGTPTTNGFNWTQQEPESQGNRYVQSEDMTEVHWIAVTEGTHELPNGTELIAGTVELDNALIGSNSQYVNVALPSTQNVVLNQLQTQVNDCWFTSLSQFNNAGIGLAMDTSEVRSNNTRCQPGNLNNNEIQSETVAYLSVESGSGSMVLNSENLNFHFGEAQTFTNGNIQNLAYQCNYTSDLEGFTNPPIFVAGKNSRRGGDGGWLRRCQLTNSIVSIAVDEDTYRDNDRSHIWENYSFIALEKTEPVLECFNDDFQRSDVGDDWVVSESRGGFIPAIVNNRLRITQAAGNQATSSTYQRLFPAADNLVVIEFDHYAYGGSGADGIAFVLSDASITPQPGSYGGPLGYGARSNDDGFAGGWLGFGIDEYGNFSTEGGPGGPGRRQQSVAVRGSGSGTSGYDYLRGTCNNGQDNPNGDCLTPTVDNNENANHRYRITVDSQVAGQSMVSVERDTGSGFVTLIAPFDAAAEANQSNVPTDFLLSLTGSTGGATNNHEIDNVEICALDSNPIGVVIDHFEFTHTGAALTCNAEPMTLKACANADCSQTVPDFVTATLSPATIAAGGGWVGGNVVSFSGGSTNLELRNNTAGSVTVDVTGSTPGAKPFSTTLCSVAGNTPTAAQCTFNFADSGFIFDVPDKLANKPSGVISISAVEKDSETLECVPQFADVTKSVGFWSDYVSPDESAVISGQNVSVTGAGAATNIGTTQTARTPINLDFNSNGIAEIEVNYPDAGEVQLNAQYDGTGDEAGLVMVGADPFVSFPVGLCVEPIDANASCSAGNSTCPVYKKAGEEFELIVKGMAWESDTDTDYCDNPSTPNYAHAGITLGSNLVAPSGGVEGMLGLSAYDHVAASDNVNNLTQTISEVGVFEFTAKAPSSYLGSSFYDIPLASSGNIGRFIPDRFVISGVSVLPACGIFNYMDQPFSMAMNISAFNIGSEITKNYQDSFAYATALLVGENADDGDDKRNRMSALPVSASSWSAGVATIDSSYMARLSRAVAPSQDGPFEDFDIGVIVVDNDGDALNPLGYSFVADPDMNAATAGSCGSNCDAKQISTQRFRHGRVVMDNTYGAENDTLQMPTRSEYWNGSAWVLNIDDSCSVVTPALVSQVDDVVLGYQFEPALTNGQVIERTGQTASFTNGEFTLLWNAIITGSAEDYRGQVTAPLIVPDWLQWYWNWDNISSTTLYDPRASAYFGRYRGHDRVIYWREKR, via the coding sequence GTGGGGATTAATTCAATACAGTCAACTATCAAACTAATAGCGTTAGGTTTGTTATTAATTACTCCATTCACTCATGTGAAAGCAGATTGGAGTAATACCTTCATTGAAGGCGTAAATAACATAAATGATCAAGGTAGTATCAACTTAAATACTTCTTTTATTTATAACGCGCCCACTAATGGACAATTACCTACTTTTAATTACGTGCAAGGGGGGAATGCATCGGCCAAGCTGTGTGTGCCTTCAAATAATAATGCTAAAGATTGTAAACCTGGAGATTTTAATGCTTCATTGCCTGTTGATAGACTAGATTTCTCTCAATGTGAATCTGATAGTACTGATGATTTTGGCCCTCCATCATGGGAAGAAAAAACCATTGAGATCCCTGAGGGTGAATATCAAAATATAATTGTTGACGGAGGCAGTGATAGGACTGTTCAGTTTACTTCGAATAATGCCGAGGGAATCTATAAAATAAAGGATTTGAGCGCTAACTCTGGAAATATTATTTTTGCTCCAGGTCAGTATTGGATTGAATCACTATTCATTAATAATGGCGTAAACGTAACGTTTCCTACAGATGGCACAGTGACTTTATTTATCAAGTCTGACTATACCCATTCTAATAAGTCATTTACTGCAGACCCTGAAAGGTTACTTATTTATACGTATGGTGATTTTACTTTAAATGGTGGAACTAGTTTAGGCGCATATGTCGTTGCTGAAGGAAATGCAACACTTGATGGATCTTCTGAACTAGTTGGTGCCGTGACGGCCAACAATATATATTTGGAAGGAAGTTCATCACTAACCTTCGACGGTCAATCCGATCAAATCTCAGTGACTCCAAACTGTGATATAGCAACACCACCAGATACTTTTCATATCCAATATGGTAAAGCGACTTCAGGCAGCGTGGTATTTGACACTGCATTCCCAGATGGGGTTACACCACTTGTTTTCTTAATGCCAACTATTGAGCAAACCAATACCAATAATGATGGACCTGCGTCAGTATTTTTAACGGGAACGCCAACAACAAATGGATTTAATTGGACACAGCAAGAGCCAGAATCACAAGGAAACCGTTATGTTCAGTCAGAAGACATGACAGAAGTGCACTGGATCGCTGTGACTGAAGGTACCCATGAACTACCTAATGGTACAGAGCTTATTGCAGGGACAGTTGAACTAGATAACGCATTAATTGGCTCGAATAGTCAGTATGTCAATGTTGCCCTGCCAAGTACGCAAAATGTAGTGCTCAATCAATTACAGACCCAAGTGAATGATTGCTGGTTTACCAGTCTTTCTCAGTTTAACAATGCAGGTATTGGTTTAGCTATGGATACCTCTGAAGTAAGGTCAAATAACACTAGGTGTCAGCCAGGTAATTTAAATAATAATGAGATCCAATCAGAAACAGTTGCTTATCTTAGTGTGGAGTCTGGCAGTGGTTCGATGGTGCTGAATAGCGAAAACCTTAATTTTCATTTTGGGGAAGCACAAACATTTACCAATGGTAATATTCAAAATTTGGCTTATCAATGTAATTACACTTCAGATCTTGAAGGGTTTACTAATCCGCCTATTTTTGTGGCTGGTAAAAATAGTCGACGTGGCGGCGATGGTGGTTGGTTAAGGCGTTGTCAATTGACGAACTCTATCGTAAGCATAGCTGTAGATGAAGATACCTATCGTGATAACGACCGAAGTCATATTTGGGAAAACTATAGTTTTATTGCACTTGAGAAAACGGAGCCGGTTTTAGAGTGTTTTAATGATGACTTTCAACGCAGTGATGTAGGTGATGATTGGGTGGTGTCAGAAAGCCGAGGTGGCTTTATACCTGCGATTGTCAATAATCGACTACGGATAACACAAGCCGCTGGAAATCAGGCGACATCGTCAACATATCAACGGCTATTCCCTGCAGCAGATAACCTAGTGGTAATTGAGTTTGATCACTACGCTTATGGTGGCAGTGGTGCTGACGGTATCGCCTTTGTGCTGTCAGATGCATCAATCACTCCTCAACCCGGTTCTTATGGTGGCCCGCTTGGATATGGTGCTCGTTCGAATGATGATGGCTTTGCTGGTGGCTGGTTAGGTTTTGGTATTGATGAATACGGTAACTTTTCCACTGAGGGAGGCCCTGGAGGACCAGGTAGAAGGCAGCAATCTGTAGCCGTTCGTGGTTCAGGTTCGGGCACTAGTGGTTATGATTATCTACGCGGCACTTGTAATAATGGTCAAGATAACCCTAATGGAGATTGTTTGACGCCTACGGTCGATAATAATGAAAATGCAAACCATCGTTACCGTATAACCGTTGATTCTCAAGTCGCTGGGCAATCAATGGTCAGTGTTGAACGTGACACTGGTTCAGGCTTTGTGACCTTGATTGCTCCTTTCGATGCAGCAGCCGAAGCTAACCAGTCAAATGTTCCGACAGATTTTTTACTTTCACTTACTGGCTCTACCGGTGGTGCGACGAACAATCATGAAATTGATAATGTTGAAATTTGTGCGCTTGACTCCAACCCAATTGGTGTTGTTATTGACCATTTTGAGTTCACCCATACTGGTGCAGCATTAACTTGTAACGCTGAGCCAATGACGTTAAAAGCTTGTGCCAATGCTGATTGTAGTCAAACAGTCCCAGATTTTGTGACTGCGACATTAAGCCCTGCCACAATTGCAGCTGGCGGTGGTTGGGTCGGCGGTAATGTGGTCAGCTTTAGCGGTGGTAGCACCAATTTAGAACTTAGAAATAATACTGCAGGATCGGTAACTGTCGATGTAACGGGCTCAACACCTGGAGCAAAACCATTCAGTACTACCTTATGTAGTGTTGCTGGAAACACGCCTACAGCGGCGCAGTGTACTTTTAACTTTGCTGACAGTGGTTTTATTTTTGATGTCCCTGATAAGTTAGCGAATAAACCCAGTGGTGTTATTTCCATTTCTGCAGTGGAAAAAGATAGTGAAACTCTCGAATGCGTTCCTCAATTTGCTGATGTCACTAAGAGTGTTGGTTTTTGGAGTGATTATGTCTCTCCAGATGAGAGTGCAGTGATATCGGGACAGAATGTATCTGTCACTGGTGCAGGGGCTGCTACCAATATCGGTACGACTCAAACAGCAAGAACACCGATTAATTTGGATTTTAACAGTAACGGTATCGCAGAAATTGAAGTGAATTATCCTGATGCTGGAGAAGTACAACTGAATGCACAATACGATGGTACAGGAGACGAAGCTGGGTTAGTGATGGTTGGCGCCGATCCTTTTGTTAGCTTTCCTGTTGGACTATGTGTAGAACCTATAGATGCTAATGCTAGCTGCTCGGCCGGCAATAGTACCTGTCCTGTTTATAAAAAAGCGGGCGAAGAATTTGAACTGATTGTTAAAGGCATGGCTTGGGAGTCGGATACTGATACTGATTATTGTGACAACCCTAGCACGCCAAACTATGCTCATGCTGGTATCACTTTAGGAAGTAACTTAGTTGCGCCTTCGGGTGGAGTAGAGGGAATGTTAGGGCTCTCGGCTTATGATCATGTCGCTGCCAGTGATAATGTTAATAACCTTACCCAGACCATCAGTGAAGTGGGTGTTTTTGAGTTTACCGCGAAGGCCCCTTCGAGTTATTTAGGCTCCAGTTTTTACGATATTCCACTGGCTAGCTCAGGTAATATTGGTCGTTTTATTCCTGATAGATTCGTCATTAGTGGCGTTAGTGTTTTACCCGCTTGTGGCATTTTTAATTATATGGATCAGCCTTTTTCTATGGCGATGAATATTAGCGCTTTTAATATCGGTTCTGAAATCACTAAAAACTATCAAGATAGCTTTGCTTATGCCACGGCTTTATTGGTTGGGGAAAATGCCGATGACGGTGATGATAAGCGTAATCGAATGAGCGCATTACCTGTGTCTGCCAGTTCTTGGTCTGCTGGTGTAGCCACTATCGATAGCAGCTATATGGCACGCTTAAGCCGTGCTGTTGCACCCAGCCAGGATGGACCCTTTGAAGATTTTGATATTGGGGTGATAGTTGTTGATAACGATGGTGATGCGCTTAATCCTCTGGGCTATAGCTTTGTCGCTGATCCTGATATGAATGCGGCTACAGCTGGTTCTTGTGGTTCTAATTGCGATGCGAAACAAATTTCAACCCAACGTTTTCGTCATGGGCGAGTGGTAATGGATAATACCTATGGTGCAGAGAATGATACCCTTCAAATGCCGACTCGATCTGAATATTGGAATGGTTCTGCTTGGGTGCTAAATATCGATGATAGTTGCTCTGTAGTGACGCCAGCACTTGTCAGTCAAGTGGATGATGTTGTCTTGGGGTACCAATTTGAGCCAGCATTAACGAATGGGCAAGTAATTGAGCGTACAGGGCAAACCGCTAGCTTTACAAATGGTGAATTTACCTTGTTGTGGAATGCGATTATTACAGGTTCTGCAGAGGATTATCGTGGTCAGGTTACTGCGCCATTAATTGTCCCTGATTGGCTGCAATGGTATTGGAACTGGGATAATATCTCGTCAACCACCTTATATGATCCTAGAGCGAGCGCTTATTTTGGGCGCTATCGCGGTCACGACCGAGTAATCTATTGGCGCGAGAAACGATAA
- a CDS encoding MSHA biogenesis protein MshP produces the protein MFLNHQPSQNTQMKVMGLHKQQGSALVIAVFVLIVMFLLAGTLIRMLEDGDESVNVEVWGARALFSANSAADAELAKLFPLSGAVGVCSANSTWTPPSSVGFHGCSVAVTCNAITVDGITQYQITSNAVCETGDCAGNAATTSCLRVNRQVEVEARGD, from the coding sequence ATGTTCCTTAATCATCAGCCGTCTCAAAATACCCAAATGAAAGTTATGGGGTTACATAAGCAACAAGGCAGCGCGCTTGTGATTGCAGTGTTTGTGTTAATTGTCATGTTTCTACTGGCTGGTACCTTGATTCGTATGCTCGAAGATGGAGATGAATCCGTCAATGTTGAAGTGTGGGGCGCAAGAGCATTATTTAGTGCTAATAGTGCAGCGGATGCAGAATTAGCCAAGCTATTTCCGCTATCAGGTGCTGTGGGTGTATGCAGTGCCAATTCGACTTGGACACCGCCAAGTTCTGTCGGCTTTCATGGTTGCAGTGTTGCTGTAACGTGTAATGCGATAACTGTTGACGGAATAACTCAGTATCAAATCACCAGTAATGCCGTATGCGAGACCGGCGACTGTGCAGGTAATGCAGCGACAACTAGTTGTTTAAGAGTTAATCGCCAAGTGGAGGTAGAAGCTCGTGGGGATTAA
- a CDS encoding PilW family protein — protein sequence MQLKHSSRQVGFTLVEMVTVILILGILVVGVSSFVIFGTRIFVESSSIDQVLGQSRFAVERMTRDIRNSVPNSVRIRTDNSGNFQCIELLPIEASSSYLTLPIYPNASALTGTIVDNNISVGNGLFAIVYPLANESITGVNDVYQASRNKRFAVQSASSSANIITLTFGGSVQFAEQSPIKRIYFAAQPVSYCFESIAGSAEVILNRYSNYGYIVSQPVPLTMGSGVLMAENITNNLLLEPAIKVTEQNLMTNSIVHLEPRFSVNGETFKYQHQVQVTNVP from the coding sequence ATACAGCTTAAACACAGTTCGAGGCAAGTTGGATTTACCTTAGTTGAAATGGTAACCGTTATTCTAATACTGGGTATTTTAGTGGTTGGCGTAAGTAGCTTCGTTATTTTCGGCACCCGTATTTTTGTCGAATCCAGTTCAATTGATCAAGTACTTGGTCAAAGTCGATTTGCAGTGGAGCGCATGACCCGCGATATTCGTAACTCTGTGCCTAATAGTGTTCGAATTCGCACTGACAATAGTGGCAATTTTCAATGTATTGAATTACTTCCGATAGAAGCAAGCAGTAGTTATTTAACGCTACCAATTTATCCCAATGCTTCAGCATTAACTGGCACAATTGTAGATAACAATATTAGCGTAGGTAATGGGTTATTTGCCATTGTGTATCCCTTAGCGAATGAAAGCATTACCGGTGTAAATGACGTTTACCAAGCTTCTCGAAATAAGCGTTTCGCTGTGCAATCGGCTTCTTCATCAGCAAATATCATTACACTCACTTTTGGCGGTTCTGTTCAGTTTGCAGAGCAGTCGCCTATTAAGAGGATATATTTCGCAGCACAGCCAGTGAGTTATTGCTTCGAGAGTATAGCTGGCTCAGCTGAAGTTATTTTAAATCGCTATTCAAACTATGGCTATATTGTCAGTCAGCCAGTGCCATTAACTATGGGTAGTGGCGTATTAATGGCTGAAAATATTACTAATAATTTATTATTGGAACCTGCTATTAAAGTAACAGAGCAAAACTTGATGACGAATTCTATCGTACATCTGGAGCCTCGTTTTAGTGTGAATGGTGAAACATTCAAGTATCAGCATCAAGTGCAGGTGACCAATGTTCCTTAA
- a CDS encoding type IV pilus modification PilV family protein, which translates to MLCSSQLPQFKLNKSAIKASQFGFTLIELVIGMLVLSIAIVMLTSMLLPQADRAVETLSRVRSAELAHSVMNEIWGKRFDENTNSNGGIPACNSTAPSNPGINCSTVLGPNGEGRNDFNDVDDYHGLNINSNMLDSTQTYADVYLGYQMQVAVEYRNGQAEKLITVDVTTPSGEVITYQAVRSNY; encoded by the coding sequence ATGCTTTGTAGTTCTCAACTACCACAGTTTAAACTCAATAAATCAGCAATTAAAGCATCACAATTCGGTTTTACGTTAATCGAACTCGTTATCGGTATGCTGGTGTTAAGTATTGCGATTGTCATGCTCACCTCTATGTTACTTCCTCAAGCGGATCGTGCAGTAGAAACGTTATCTCGAGTTCGTTCTGCTGAGTTGGCTCACTCTGTAATGAATGAAATTTGGGGTAAACGCTTTGATGAAAACACTAATTCTAATGGTGGCATTCCAGCCTGTAATTCAACAGCGCCTAGTAACCCCGGAATAAACTGCTCAACGGTCTTAGGTCCCAATGGTGAAGGGCGAAACGACTTTAATGATGTTGATGATTATCATGGTCTTAATATCAACAGCAACATGCTTGATTCAACTCAAACCTATGCCGATGTGTATTTAGGTTATCAAATGCAGGTCGCCGTTGAATACCGAAACGGCCAAGCCGAAAAGTTAATCACTGTGGATGTTACTACACCTTCGGGTGAAGTTATCACTTACCAAGCGGTGAGGAGTAACTATTGA
- a CDS encoding type II secretion system protein — protein sequence MFQTRLIRHCSGFSLIELVTTILIVGIIAVFVLPKLLPESSYSAYTLRNEFISELRQVQIKALNNSDRCYRISVVSDGYQLTTYRHNVSSAFTGCIDSQLIRTDLKQTFNGGAYIELASNSSTSFSMDFDSLGRTTLNCSGNCFVVIAGETLNIAMESEGYVHAL from the coding sequence ATGTTTCAAACTCGGCTTATACGGCATTGTTCAGGTTTTTCGTTAATTGAACTGGTAACTACGATTCTAATCGTAGGAATTATTGCTGTGTTTGTACTGCCTAAGCTGTTGCCTGAATCGAGTTATAGCGCTTACACCCTCAGAAATGAATTCATCAGTGAGCTTCGACAAGTTCAAATAAAAGCCTTAAATAATAGCGACCGCTGTTATCGGATTAGTGTTGTTTCTGATGGTTATCAACTGACGACATATCGTCATAATGTTAGTAGTGCATTCACAGGTTGTATTGATAGTCAGCTAATTCGAACAGATCTAAAACAAACATTTAATGGCGGCGCTTATATTGAACTTGCAAGTAATTCCAGTACCAGCTTTAGCATGGACTTTGATAGCTTAGGTCGTACTACTTTGAATTGTAGTGGTAATTGTTTTGTTGTAATAGCAGGGGAAACACTTAATATCGCTATGGAGTCTGAGGGGTATGTCCATGCTTTGTAG
- a CDS encoding prepilin-type N-terminal cleavage/methylation domain-containing protein: MQKQQGFTLIELVVVIIILGILAVTAAPKFINLQGDARVSTLQGVKAAIQSANSLVYSKSALAGVEKGDADGKATVDIGTGTVLNVVYGYTAGSAADVINAVDMSTDDWSITGTGGVVTIQQVGAPAGCNIIYTESQSEGALPIFTSDAEDGDGNSLTMPTASEC, encoded by the coding sequence ATGCAAAAACAACAAGGTTTTACTTTAATCGAATTAGTGGTTGTTATTATCATTCTAGGTATTTTAGCGGTAACCGCAGCGCCTAAGTTTATTAACCTTCAAGGCGATGCTCGTGTATCGACATTACAAGGTGTAAAAGCTGCAATTCAAAGTGCCAATAGTTTAGTTTACTCAAAGTCGGCTCTTGCTGGTGTTGAAAAAGGTGATGCAGACGGTAAAGCAACTGTAGATATTGGAACAGGTACAGTTCTGAATGTAGTTTATGGTTATACCGCAGGCAGTGCTGCAGATGTTATTAATGCTGTTGATATGTCTACAGATGATTGGAGTATTACTGGAACTGGCGGTGTTGTGACTATTCAACAAGTAGGTGCGCCTGCAGGGTGTAATATTATTTATACTGAATCACAGTCAGAGGGAGCATTGCCAATATTCACTAGTGATGCTGAAGATGGTGATGGCAATTCTTTAACAATGCCAACAGCTTCTGAGTGCTAA
- a CDS encoding prepilin-type N-terminal cleavage/methylation domain-containing protein produces the protein MRIKQKQQGFTLIELVVVIIILGILAVTAAPKFINLQGDAYASTLDGLKASLQGANTLVYSKSAIAGEEKADDSTVQIGATAADTVKIAYGYLQNDATSLGDALELDTTNDWTIVAGASLTDATVLYQTSSPYDDGTGSNAAADCHLEYTPADAIGELPTYEVKTTDC, from the coding sequence ATGCGTATCAAACAAAAGCAACAAGGTTTCACATTAATCGAGTTAGTTGTGGTCATTATTATTTTAGGTATTTTAGCGGTAACTGCAGCACCTAAATTTATTAACCTTCAAGGTGATGCATATGCATCAACACTTGATGGATTAAAGGCGTCACTTCAAGGTGCTAATACGCTTGTTTATTCTAAGTCTGCTATTGCAGGGGAAGAAAAAGCAGATGATTCTACTGTGCAAATTGGAGCTACTGCTGCTGATACTGTAAAAATTGCTTACGGATATTTGCAAAATGATGCGACTTCTCTGGGAGATGCATTAGAGCTAGATACGACTAATGATTGGACTATCGTTGCGGGTGCCTCTTTAACTGATGCAACAGTATTGTATCAAACAAGTTCCCCTTATGATGATGGAACAGGATCAAATGCAGCAGCTGACTGCCACCTAGAGTATACTCCAGCAGATGCTATTGGAGAATTACCAACTTACGAAGTAAAAACAACTGATTGTTAA
- a CDS encoding pilin has translation MKLKQQGFSLIELVIVIVILGLLAATAIPRFLNVTEDAQNASVDGVAGGLATAVGFVRAQWEVDGRRNTSVILDGTQVSLDTRFGFPTGSSNSDATSMTNQSCQQVFDNVLQSAPRNVLFNEDARDQRYTVRMLEGVGGDTTAIDGTQVTGIDLCVYHQVASLTLNQSTGVPSPSPDLSTAGAKGVTYNPGTGQVLSFSND, from the coding sequence ATGAAATTAAAACAACAGGGCTTTTCGTTAATCGAATTAGTGATTGTTATCGTTATTCTTGGCTTATTAGCTGCGACAGCAATACCACGCTTTTTGAATGTCACTGAAGATGCACAAAATGCCAGTGTTGATGGGGTTGCTGGTGGGCTTGCTACTGCTGTAGGGTTTGTTCGAGCACAATGGGAAGTCGATGGTCGTCGTAACACTTCAGTTATTCTAGATGGTACTCAAGTGTCATTAGATACGCGTTTTGGCTTTCCTACTGGTAGTTCAAACAGTGATGCTACTTCGATGACAAATCAATCGTGTCAGCAGGTTTTTGATAATGTACTGCAAAGTGCACCAAGAAATGTTTTATTTAATGAAGATGCGAGAGATCAAAGATACACCGTCAGAATGTTAGAAGGTGTTGGTGGCGATACAACTGCCATTGACGGTACACAAGTGACAGGTATTGATTTGTGTGTTTATCATCAAGTGGCATCGTTAACATTAAATCAGAGCACAGGTGTTCCATCTCCATCTCCAGATTTATCAACAGCTGGCGCCAAGGGGGTGACTTACAACCCTGGCACAGGACAAGTGCTTAGTTTTAGTAACGACTAA
- a CDS encoding MSHA biogenesis protein MshF: MRKQQKSESDLLKTYARIITLILVSVVMAIIGTKHFSSVDNIGTKSLELEHSRLLYVLAMVKSQWLSQGRPDSLKLSWADTGRGAASKQLEADNINASKSIVQMSDEGWPLLKRDSVEGCKELWHQLMASDLHDIKAEVIYQNETKICRFATEQSGSISYQTSTGRVIFFDNNS; this comes from the coding sequence ATGCGAAAGCAACAGAAATCAGAAAGCGATCTACTCAAGACCTATGCGCGTATAATTACTTTGATACTCGTATCAGTGGTCATGGCGATAATTGGGACTAAGCACTTTTCAAGTGTTGATAATATCGGCACCAAAAGTTTAGAACTAGAGCACAGTAGATTGTTGTATGTGTTAGCTATGGTAAAAAGTCAGTGGCTTAGTCAAGGTAGGCCTGATTCGCTCAAGTTAAGCTGGGCAGATACAGGGCGCGGGGCAGCAAGTAAACAACTTGAAGCTGATAATATCAACGCCAGTAAAAGTATCGTCCAAATGTCAGATGAAGGTTGGCCGTTGTTAAAAAGGGACTCGGTCGAAGGTTGTAAAGAGTTATGGCATCAGCTGATGGCAAGTGATTTGCATGACATAAAAGCTGAGGTGATATATCAAAATGAGACAAAAATTTGTCGTTTTGCAACTGAGCAAAGTGGCAGCATTAGTTATCAAACATCAACAGGTAGAGTGATATTTTTTGATAACAATAGCTAA